From the Candidatus Syntrophosphaera sp. genome, one window contains:
- a CDS encoding NAD-dependent epimerase/dehydratase family protein, which translates to MKNILVLGAAGQIGSELVPYLRKIYGANSVVATYRSTPLIPEIMEGGPCENMDALDADKMYAVVKKYNIDTIINLVAVLSAVGEAKPTLAWKINMDSMLNSLEIAKEIKGAVFLPSSIGAFGPSTPMDNTPQDTLMRPTTVYGISKVAAELLGDYYFLKFGVDTRGLRYPGIISNVTLPGGGTTDYAVEIYYEAIKNKSYTCNLGPGTFLDMMYMPDALRSLVELMEADPAKLKHRNCFNVSAMSFDPELIAAEIKKHLPDFQMKYDVNPVKQAIANSWPNSMDHSAAQEEWGWKPDYDLASMTEDMLRILSQRLI; encoded by the coding sequence ATGAAAAACATCCTTGTCCTGGGCGCTGCCGGCCAGATCGGATCGGAGCTTGTCCCCTATCTCAGAAAGATTTACGGCGCTAATTCCGTGGTCGCCACCTATCGCAGCACTCCCCTGATCCCGGAGATCATGGAAGGCGGGCCCTGTGAGAACATGGACGCCCTTGATGCCGACAAAATGTACGCCGTGGTCAAAAAATACAACATCGACACCATCATCAACCTGGTGGCCGTTCTTTCCGCCGTCGGGGAAGCCAAACCGACCCTGGCCTGGAAGATCAACATGGACAGCATGCTCAATTCCCTGGAGATCGCCAAAGAGATCAAAGGCGCGGTGTTTTTACCCTCTTCGATCGGCGCTTTCGGGCCATCCACCCCGATGGACAACACACCCCAGGACACTCTGATGCGCCCCACCACGGTCTATGGCATCTCCAAAGTGGCGGCCGAGCTCCTGGGCGATTACTACTTTCTCAAATTTGGCGTGGACACCCGCGGCCTGCGCTATCCCGGCATCATTTCCAACGTCACCCTGCCCGGCGGCGGGACCACCGATTATGCCGTGGAGATCTATTACGAAGCCATCAAGAACAAGAGCTACACCTGCAACCTCGGACCCGGCACCTTTTTGGACATGATGTACATGCCGGATGCCCTGCGCTCGCTGGTGGAACTGATGGAAGCTGATCCTGCCAAGCTCAAGCACCGCAATTGCTTCAACGTTTCCGCCATGAGCTTCGACCCGGAACTGATCGCGGCTGAGATCAAGAAACACCTCCCCGATTTCCAAATGAAATACGACGTCAACCCAGTCAAACAGGCCATCGCCAACAGCTGGCCGAACTCCATGGACCACAGCGCCGCCCAGGAAGAATGGGGCTGGAAACCTGACTACGACCTTGCTTCGATGACCGAGGACATGCTCCGGATCTTGTCCCAAAGGTTGATCTGA
- a CDS encoding penicillin-binding protein activator LpoB, with protein sequence MPLSKKLFLAGLILVFLLLAACSKNVTLYRQASKEYNKGLYENSLKTNVESLRLKPDYAKAQELIQNTYPKVIAVREARILQLQAAQAEDMYDRLVEEYQALIRLQGLVEPLDPLVNAKTGETYSFTIKDYDTPLAQSKLGAAEAHYQQGIRLAQSSENPDVQREAAGEFQIALGFVPNFMDAVARYEEARALAIKRIAILSFVDRSGSRLRYGSLIDLLTDSIIGKLIQDPVVREFTEIVTRDQMNALLLEQQFNLEEVTETTGASTLGAVLGAHEIMTGRIIQINYVPPRITSSEHKESKNMVTGKETYTTKKGKEKTRDIKEDVTCVYRKFTKTASVNIITSFNLIEVPSGRIKLQDTVSSEHTWTDVWGRVESGDIRVLSDEALAMVSKAEPLPPSEVDMVNQALQGICDQIVDRVRDYVK encoded by the coding sequence ATGCCACTCTCAAAAAAACTGTTCTTAGCGGGATTGATTCTCGTTTTCCTGCTCCTGGCAGCCTGCAGCAAAAATGTCACCCTATATCGGCAGGCTTCCAAGGAATACAACAAAGGCCTGTATGAAAATTCTCTCAAAACAAATGTGGAGTCGTTGCGCCTGAAGCCCGATTATGCCAAGGCTCAGGAATTGATCCAGAATACCTACCCCAAAGTGATCGCGGTCCGGGAGGCCAGGATCCTCCAGCTACAGGCTGCTCAAGCTGAGGACATGTATGACCGCCTCGTGGAAGAATACCAGGCCTTGATACGCCTGCAGGGATTGGTCGAACCCCTCGATCCCCTGGTCAATGCAAAAACTGGAGAGACCTACAGCTTCACTATCAAAGATTACGACACTCCGCTCGCGCAAAGTAAATTGGGCGCGGCGGAAGCCCATTACCAACAGGGTATCCGGCTTGCTCAAAGCAGCGAAAATCCTGACGTCCAAAGGGAAGCCGCCGGAGAATTCCAGATCGCCCTGGGTTTTGTGCCGAATTTCATGGATGCCGTGGCCCGTTATGAAGAAGCAAGGGCCCTGGCGATCAAACGCATTGCCATCCTCTCTTTTGTGGACAGGTCCGGTTCGCGGCTCAGATACGGCAGCCTGATCGATCTGCTTACCGATTCAATCATCGGCAAACTGATCCAGGACCCGGTTGTGCGAGAATTCACAGAGATCGTCACCCGCGACCAGATGAACGCCCTCCTGCTCGAGCAGCAATTCAACCTGGAAGAAGTGACCGAAACCACAGGCGCTTCGACCTTGGGCGCCGTGTTGGGCGCGCATGAGATAATGACGGGCAGGATCATCCAGATCAACTATGTTCCTCCCAGGATCACTTCCTCAGAGCACAAAGAATCCAAGAACATGGTCACAGGCAAAGAAACCTATACCACTAAAAAAGGGAAGGAGAAAACCCGGGACATCAAAGAAGACGTCACCTGCGTCTATAGAAAATTCACCAAAACAGCCTCGGTCAACATCATCACCTCATTCAATTTGATCGAGGTCCCCTCAGGCAGGATCAAGCTGCAGGACACTGTCAGCTCTGAACACACCTGGACCGACGTTTGGGGACGTGTGGAAAGTGGCGATATCCGCGTTCTTTCTGATGAAGCACTGGCCATGGTTTCCAAAGCTGAACCCCTTCCGCCCTCAGAGGTCGACATGGTCAACCAGGCCCTCCAGGGAATCTGCGACCAGATCGTGGACAGGGTCCGGGATTACGTGAAATAG